In Papaver somniferum cultivar HN1 chromosome 1, ASM357369v1, whole genome shotgun sequence, a genomic segment contains:
- the LOC113316511 gene encoding uncharacterized protein LOC113316511 — translation MRAPSILAQCIPGLMPHDRTTHAITNVPERDLDFPSPAVEIVPSKTAHPYKYAGENVELQGLNIFKGRVSVSDIIGFSSSESIHAKPDGFLKCWESSIDLVNVLKHEIRDGQLSFRGKRVLELNCGYGLSGIFACLKGASAVHFQDLNAETVRCSTIPNVLANLEQARDRQSRQPETESPITPSRQSVTAEVHFYAGDFEELDSVLSVVKKEGIITGMSQCFSEEDFMDGCSSQDGSILVGQESSSRRSRKSGSRAWERANESDLGEGGYDVIMMTEIQHSVICLKKLYALIKKCLRPPYGVLYLTTKKSHHIFQGSRNLRNVVDEEGIFGIHMVTEMSDREIWKFFFK, via the exons ATGCGTGCACCATCAATTCTAGCTCAATGTATACCTGGGTTAATGCCTCATGATAGAACCACTCATGCCATTACAAATGTTCCCGAAAGGGATCTTGATTTCCCATCACCAGCTGTTGAGATTGTTCCTTCAAAG ACAGCTCATCCCTACAAGTATGCTGGGGAGAACGTGGAGTTGCAAGGTTTAAACATTTTTAAG GGAAGAGTTAGCGTGTCTGATATCATTGGATTCAGTAGTTCAGAATCTATCCATGCCAAACCTGACG GTTTTCTCAAATGTTGGGAGAGTTCTATTGATCTTGTTAATGTCCTTAAGCATGAAATACGTGATGGGCAGCTGAGCTTTAGGGGAAAACGAGTACTTGAG CTCAATTGTGGCTATGGACTTTCAGGGATCTTTGCTTGCTTAAAG GGAGCTTCAGCGGTGCATTTTCAGGATCTGAATGCGGAAACCGTAAGATGTTCAACCATACCGAATGTGCTTGCAAATCTTGAGCAGGCTCGTGATAGACAAAGTCGTCAACCTGAGACTGAGAGCCCAATAACTCCTTCAAGGCAGTCAGTGACTGCAGAGGTCCATTTTTATGCTGGCGATTTTGAAGAACTCGACTCTGTTTTATCTGTTGTTAAGAAGGAGGGTATTATTACTGGGATGAGTCAGTGTTTCTCTGAAGAAGATTTCATGGATGGTTGCAGCAGTCAAGATGGAAGCATTTTAGTGGGGCAAGAATCATCGTCAAGGAGGTCTAGGAAATCTGGAAGCCGAGCATGGGAAAGGGCGAACGAGTCCGACTTAGGAGAAGGCGGGTATGATGTTATTATGATGACTGAAATCCAACATTCAGTGATCTGCTTGAAGAAGTTATATGCTCTCATAAAGAAG TGTTTGCGGCCACCATATGGAGTCCTGTACTTGACAACAAAGAAGAGTCATCACATTTTCCAAGGTTCGCGAAACCTAAGAAACGTGGTTGATGAAGAAGGGATTTTTGGTATTCATATGGTTACAGAAATGTCTGACAGAGAGATATGGAAATTCTTCTTCAAGTAA
- the LOC113360690 gene encoding G2/mitotic-specific cyclin-1-like — protein sequence MNSQKEITEDMRMILVDKLIIEHDWFQFMPETLYLTIHIVDRYLAINRVVREKELKLIGYTAMLIASKYEENAAVKVDELVGTYKRKQILAMERSILEKLGWTLTVPTTYHFLVRFIKASLADQEMENMVFFLAELGLMQYAMIKYSPSMLAASAVYAAQRTLKKTPQWSKTLEHYTGFSECQLIECAKQLVNFHSDAPEHELRAVYNKYSTCTHNIVALQPPAQQILID from the coding sequence ATGAACTCGCAAAAGGAGATTACTGAAGATATGAGGATGATTCTGGTGGATAAGTTGATTATAGAGCATGACTGGTTTCAATTTATGCCAGAAACTTTATATCTTACCATCCACATTGTCGATCGATACCTTGCGATAAATCGAGTTGTGAGAGAGAAGGAGTTGAAGTTAATTGGGTATACTGCTATGCTTATAGCAAGTAAGTACGAAGAAAATGCGGCAGTAAAAGTTGATGAATTGGTTGGGACTTACAAGAGGAAGCAGATATTGGCCATGGAGAGATCAATTTTGGAAAAACTTGGATGGACTTTAACTGTCCCTACTACATACCATTTCCTTGTTCGATTTATCAAGGCTTCTCTAGCAGATCAGGAGATGGAGAACATGGTGTTTTTCTTGGCGGAGTTGGGTTTAATGCAATATGCAATGATAAAATACAGCCCGTCGATGTTGGCAGCATCTGCTGTATATGCAGCACAACGCACACTGAAGAAAACTCCCCAATGGAGTAAAACACTTGAGCATTACACTGGATTTTCCGAATGCCAGCTTATCGAATGTGCGAAGCAATTGGTGAACTTCCACTCAGATGCACCTGAACATGAGCTTCGGGCGGTTTATAATAAATACTCGACTTGTACACACAACATTGTAGCTCTACAACCACCTGCGCagcaaattttgatcgattga
- the LOC113360698 gene encoding uncharacterized protein LOC113360698, which translates to MNQKRRKDEWFRLLNQYPVQSTKSDDSWVLVKRKDDSIMVGRAVGTQKQPDIITNEEENALYWSIIEEEANNADKVTVETMEMANPVASSNYTFRMEQNLMLEGIRSILKQYHLHHLNKSHNLDMIFLSETKVNTHTVEKVFKRLKVKDWFTMPYIGRSGGFAIAWNQGVHAKLIVFKNNVFHFQVIKDNMNVFITFIYGALDNNLRDDQWNFIKSVSSVNTPWAIIGDMNFILHKDGKEGGNSPSTSSFAYMFHCIQHLRLVDLNFTGLPFTWTNKRTGNQYIQERIDRVSVNHKWLELFVKSSNKHLTRIVSDHSPILLETLPHHDKLDRTYRYMKCWVEYKDYKKVLKNSVQKTKENKSNLFKTLRNLEYDLRIWNKKDFGNIFKNISNILENIEEENKKPYSLETKSKIEQLQNELANWYEIENFFWGQHFKEKWINENDNNTNFFHQYASDRNRYNIIHTLRDSTGLWIEGQQQLSQLLTNYFKNISSTSNNNIDPIFNNILTPLIDDNDNDRLPNIPEDNEIKDALFLMNAWRAPGQDGFPSGFYQQHWDLLKDDIISWVQKVFKDKGLNGTSLRLFSKKFGLSNDLCDFLYNCISTVSSAVLVNGSPGEFFFPTRGIRQGDPMSPYIFIICMEAFSKLLSHAESTVKVTGIKVNKNCPSVSRFFFADESFLFTTASIVQAINLLDTLSIFSDSSGKIVNYQKSGIYFSKKIENKHCKLLARILKVGRITKNDTYLGTPLFFNRSKSFNYQNFLDQVYNRVQGWKAKFLSQAGRTILICSVTSAMPMYQMMCFLLPNKTLDKLNALQREFWWQKNKNNRGLHLKSWDFICTSKANGGLGIKSSHKFNLALLTRVAWRLIKNPDKLWKITVGGNGKDIEVWSDKWLPQGEIPKPKSNDFMHLISKVSDLMDDEGKWNSQLIHRVFDKDSRKKISMLDIVYDGTKKDTLIWIGTKDGSVSVKSAYNFLCDRNHVNTPVEWKRIWKLNIMPRVKIFLWKTLSECLPVRELLGRHTPIDLHCPLCNNYVIESVNHIFTKCIFSEAVWRGLSFSHHFYSAVNLSYKDWFLVWLNDRDNIDFFCLCSLVYLEVQM; encoded by the exons ATGAATcagaaaagaaggaaggatgaGTGGTTTAGACTTTTGAACCAATATCCTGTTCAAAGTACAAAAAGTGATGATTCTTGGGTCTTGGTAAAGAGGAAGGATGACAGTATTATGGTTGGTAGGGCTGTAGGAACTCAAAAACAGCCTGATATCAttacaaatgaagaagaaaatgctCTTTACTGGAGTATCATTGAAGAAGAAGCCAACAATGCTGATAAAGTGACTGTGGAGACTATGGAAATGGCCAATCCTGTTGCTAGCTCTAACTACACTTTCCGTATGGAGCAAAATTTAATGCTTGAG GGTATTAGGTCTATCCTAAAACAATATCACCTTCATCACCTTAATAAATCACATAACTTGGATATGATTTTTCTTTCGGAAACGAAAGTTAATACACATACTGTTGAAAAAGTCTTCAAAAGATTGAAAGTTAAAGATTGGTTTACTATGCCTTATATTGGAAGATCTGGAGGATTTGCCATTGCTTGGAACCAGGGAGTTCATGCTAAACTTATTGTTTTCAAAAACAATGTTttccattttcaagtgatcaaagatAACATGAATGTGTTTATTACTTTTATTTATGGAGCTTTAGATAACAATCTTAGAGATGACCAATGGAATTTTATTAAAAGCGTTAGCTCTGTAAATACCCCTTGGGCTATCATAGGTGATATGAATTTTATATTGCATAAAGATGGCAAAGAGGGAGGTAATAGTCCCTCTACTAGTAGTTTTGCTTACATGTTTCATTGTATCCAACATTTAAGATTGGTTGATCTTAATTTTACGGGTCTCCCCTTCACTTGGACTAATAAAAGAACAGGAAACCAGTATATTCAGGAGAGAATTGACAGAGTTTCAGTGAATCATAAATGGCTAGAATTGTTTGTGAAATCCAGTAATAAGCATCTTACTAGGATAGTGTCCGATCATTCCCCAATACTACTTGAGACTCTTCCACATCATGATAAATTGGATAGGACCTATAGATACATGAAGTGCTGGGTAGAATACAAAGATTATAAGAAGGTGTTGAAAAACTCTGTTCAGAAAACCAAGGAAAATAAAAGTAATCTGTTTAAGACATTAAGAAATTTAGAATATGACCTTAGAATTTGGAACAAAAAGGATTTTGGCAACATTTTTAAGAACATTTCTAACATCCTAGAGAACATAGAAGAGGAAAATAAGAAACCTTATAGTTTGGAGACAAAAAGCAAAATTGAGCAGTTACAGAATGAGCTAGCAAATTGGTATGAAATAGAAAATTTTTTTTGGGGCCAACATTTTAAAGAAAAATGGataaatgaaaatgataataATACGAATTTCTTTCACCAATATGCTTCTGATAGAAATAGGTATAACATAATTCATACCCTTAGGGATAGCACAGGGTTGTGGATAGAAGGACAACAACAATTAAGTCAACTCCTCACAAATTATTTCAAGAATATTTCAAGCACTAGTAATAACAACATTGATCCTATATTCAATAACATATTAACCCCATTGAttgatgataatgataatgataggCTTCCTAATATCCCTGAGGACAATGAAATTAAAGATGCTTTATTTTTGATGAATGCTTGGAGGGCTCCAGGTCAAGATGGTTTCCCCTCTGGTTTTTACCAACAACATTGGGATTTACTTAAGGATGATATTATTAGCTGGGTCCAAAAAGTTTTTAAAGACAAAG GCTTGAATGGAACTTCATTacgtttgttttcaaaaaaatttggtttgtCAAAtgatttatgtgattttctttatAATTGTATCTCCACTGTTTCGTCGGCTGTGCTTGTTAATGGTTCTCCgggtgaatttttttttcctaCTAGAGGAATTAGACAGGGTGACCCTATGTCACCCTACATCTTTATCATTTGCATGGAAGCTTTCTCTAAGCTTCTTTCTCATGCTGAAAGCACGGTCAAGGTTACTGGTATAAAAGTTAATAAAAATTGTCCCTCTGTTTCCCGTTTCTTTTTTGCGGATGAGTCCTTTTTATTTACCACTGCTTCTATTGTTCAGGCTATAAATCTTTTGGATACTCTTAGTATTTTTAGTGATTCATCTGGGAAGATTGTTAATTATCAGAAGTCTGGCATTTATTTTAGCAAGAAAATTGAAAACAAGCATTGCAAATTGTTAGCTAGAATTCTTAAGGTTGGTAGAATTACTAAAAATGACACTTACTTAGGTACACCCTTGTTCTTCAATAGGTCTAAGAGTTTCAATTATCAAAATTTCCTAGATCAAGTCTACAATAGAGTTCAGGGTTGGAAAGCCAAATTTCTGTCCCAAGCGGGAAGAACAATCCTGATTTGCTCAGTCACTAGTGCAATGCCTATGTACCAAATGATGTGTTTTCTCTTACCTAATAAAACTTTAGACAAACTGAATGCTCTTCAAAGGGAATTCTggtggcaaaaaaacaaaaacaatagaGGTTTGCATCTTAAATCTTGGGATTTCATTTGTACTAGTAAAGCTAATGGAGGTTTAGGGATTAAAAGTTCTCATAAGTTTAATCTTGCTTTGCTCACCAGAGTTGCTTGGCGTCTTATTAAGAATCCTGATAAGTTGTG GAAAATCACTGTTGGAGGAAATGGTAAAGATATAGAAGTTTGGTCTGATAAATGGCTCCCTCAAGGGGAAATTCCTAAACCGAAAAGTAATGATTTTATGCATCTAATCTCTAAAGTGTCTGATTTAATGGATGATGAAGGAAAATGGAATTCCCAACTCATTCATCGTGTGTTTGATAAAGACTCCAGGaaaaagattagtatgcttgatATTGTTTATGATGGCACTAAAAAAGATACCCTAATATGGATTGGTACAAAAGATGGATCTGTTTCTGTTAAGTCTGCTtataattttctgtgtgatagaaATCATGTCAACACTCCTGTTGAATGGAAAagaatttggaaactcaatatAATGCCTAGAGTTAAAATCTTTTTGTGGAAAACTTTAAGTGAATGCTTGCCTGTTAGAGAGTTATTGGGAAGACATACTCCCATAGACCTTCATTGCCCCTTGTGTAATAATTATGTTATTGAAAGTGTTAACCATATTTTCACaaaatgtattttctctgaagctGTATGGAGAGGGCTATCTTTCTCTCATCATTTCTACTCTGCAGTTAATTTGTCTTACAAGGACTGGTTTCTTGTGTGGCTAAATGATAGGGATAATATAGATTTTTTTTGCTTATGTTCTCTGGTATATCTGGAAGTACAGATGTAG